Proteins encoded in a region of the Prochlorococcus marinus CUG1416 genome:
- the rpsO gene encoding 30S ribosomal protein S15, whose amino-acid sequence MSLDTAEKQKLIGTHQVHATDTGSVEVQVAMLSKRISKLSEHLQGNIHDFSSRQGLLKMIGKRKRLLAYIKDKNVQRYQDLVKKIGIRG is encoded by the coding sequence ATGTCATTAGATACAGCTGAAAAACAGAAGCTTATTGGAACCCATCAAGTTCACGCAACTGACACAGGCTCAGTGGAAGTGCAAGTTGCAATGCTCTCTAAAAGAATTTCTAAATTAAGTGAACATCTTCAAGGAAACATTCATGATTTTTCTTCAAGGCAAGGATTATTAAAAATGATTGGGAAAAGGAAAAGATTACTAGCTTACATAAAAGATAAAAATGTCCAAAGATATCAAGATTTAGTAAAGAAAATTGGAATCAGAGGTTGA
- the gatA gene encoding Asp-tRNA(Asn)/Glu-tRNA(Gln) amidotransferase subunit GatA, whose translation MNFDSLRKQINSKNASVKELVNDFLSKIDSNDPKINSYICTTKDKAIEQAENIDKLIQKEEILPPLAGMPIAIKDNICTKGVVTTCASKMLKSFVAPYESTASSKLWSSGGICLGKTNLDEFAMGSSTETSVFGVTSNPWDINRVPGGSSGGSAASVAAGLCAAAIGSDTGGSIRQPASFCGVVGLKPTYGRVSRWGLVAFASSLDQIGPITNTVSDAAEILYSISGKDPLDSTCLDKPVPNYLSDLNKSIKGLKIGIIKECFEHPGLNPEVKESVLSGVEKFKTLGAEIIEVDCPRFNDGIATYYVIAPSEASANLARYDGVKYGYRSNEGSNLLDMTSKSRAEGFGDEVQRRILIGTYALSAGYSDAYYKKAQKIRTLIRKDFDNAFKKVDILLTPTCPTTAFLKGDFANDPLSMYLSDLLTVPANLAGLPAISIPCGFDTKGLPIGLQLIGNVLEENKILNAANIFEIDAQVIQARPLF comes from the coding sequence ATGAATTTTGATTCTTTAAGAAAGCAAATTAATAGTAAAAATGCTTCTGTTAAGGAATTAGTAAATGATTTTTTATCAAAAATCGATTCTAATGATCCTAAAATTAATTCATATATTTGTACGACTAAAGATAAGGCAATAGAGCAAGCTGAAAATATAGATAAATTAATTCAGAAGGAAGAAATACTTCCTCCTCTTGCGGGTATGCCAATAGCAATTAAAGACAATATTTGCACTAAGGGTGTTGTAACCACTTGTGCAAGTAAAATGCTTAAAAGCTTTGTAGCACCATACGAATCAACAGCTTCTAGTAAATTATGGTCTTCAGGTGGTATTTGTTTAGGTAAAACAAATTTGGATGAATTTGCAATGGGTAGTTCAACAGAAACCTCTGTCTTTGGGGTTACTTCAAATCCTTGGGATATTAATAGAGTTCCAGGTGGAAGTTCCGGAGGCAGTGCTGCTTCAGTTGCGGCTGGATTATGTGCGGCTGCTATAGGCTCTGATACTGGAGGATCCATAAGACAACCCGCTTCTTTTTGTGGAGTGGTAGGGCTTAAGCCTACTTATGGCAGAGTAAGTAGATGGGGACTGGTAGCTTTTGCTAGTTCTCTTGATCAAATTGGCCCAATAACAAATACTGTTTCAGATGCCGCTGAAATACTTTATTCAATATCTGGTAAAGACCCCCTAGATTCAACATGTCTTGATAAACCAGTGCCAAATTATTTAAGTGATTTAAATAAATCTATAAAGGGTTTAAAAATTGGAATCATAAAAGAATGCTTTGAACATCCGGGCCTTAATCCAGAAGTTAAAGAATCCGTTCTTTCTGGAGTTGAGAAATTTAAAACTTTAGGAGCTGAAATTATTGAAGTTGATTGCCCAAGGTTTAACGATGGTATCGCCACATATTATGTAATTGCTCCATCTGAAGCATCTGCAAATTTAGCTAGATACGATGGAGTTAAATATGGTTATAGGTCGAATGAAGGGTCTAATCTTTTAGATATGACTTCAAAAAGTAGAGCTGAAGGATTTGGAGATGAAGTACAAAGAAGAATTTTGATAGGAACTTATGCTTTGTCAGCTGGATATAGTGATGCATATTACAAGAAAGCACAAAAAATTAGAACTTTGATAAGAAAAGATTTTGATAATGCTTTTAAGAAAGTAGATATCTTATTGACTCCGACTTGTCCAACTACTGCTTTTTTGAAGGGTGATTTTGCCAATGACCCACTTTCTATGTATTTGTCTGATCTCTTAACTGTTCCAGCTAATTTAGCCGGACTACCAGCTATCAGTATTCCATGTGGTTTTGATACCAAAGGATTGCCTATAGGACTTCAACTTATAGGTAATGTATTGGAAGAGAATAAAATATTGAATGCAGCAAATATCTTTGAAATTGATGCTCAGGTAATTCAGGCTAGGCCCTTATTCTAA
- a CDS encoding DNA polymerase III subunit alpha: MGFVPLHNHSDYSLLDGASQISKIVERASDLGMDSIALTDHGVMYGVLDLVKKCKEKGIKPIIGNEMYVINGSIDDPQPKKEKRYHLVVLAKNHTGYKNLVKLTTISHLNGMRGRGIFSRPCIDKFLLSKYSDGLIVSTACLGGEIPQAILKGRLDVAEDIALWYKKLFADDFYLEIQDHGSIEDRIVNVELLNIGKKHQIKVIATNDAHYISNMDVEAHDALLCVLTGKLISDEKRLRYTGTEYIKSESEMLELFKDHIDDESIKEAVNNTVEISKKIEVFDLFGKYRMPKFPLNEDTDSFSLLTQLSNEGLLKRLKKNDLTEVDENYKKRLSSELKIIKDMGFPDYFLVVWDYIKFARDNSIPVGPGRGSAAGSLVAYSLQITNIDPVEHGLLFERFLNPARKSMPDIDTDFCIDRRNEVIDYVTNRYGEDKVAQIITFNKMTSKAVLKDVARVLDIPYGEADKLAKLIPVVRGKPYKLNEMIDKNSPSKEFRDKYINDNRVKKWIDLALRIEGTNKTYGVHAAGVVIASDPLDELVPLQRNNEGQIITQYSMDDIESLGLLKMDFLGLKNLTMIEKTVSLINQSTGKKVNIDNLPQNDCKTFELIGRGDLEGIFQLESSGMKQVVKDFKPNSLEDISSILALYRPGPLDAGLIPKFINRKNGNEKVDFPHPFIKSILTETYGIMVYQEQIMKIAQDLAGYSLGDADLLRRAMGKKKVSEMVKHRNIFVEGSMNKGVNEKLANDLFDQMVLFAEYCFNKSHSTAYGAVTYQTAFLKAHFPVAYMAALLSVNSGSTEKMQRYISNCYSMGIEVISPSINFSGIDFTIKNNQILFGLSAIKNLGDSAIRNIIENRNNFGSFNSLSDLCDRLPSNVLNKRSIESLIHCGALDEFSTNNNRAQLLSDLEHVIEWASSRYRDRMSGQRNLFDSNEGFSNVAFSDSQLAKVDDYSLIEKLKLEKQLLGFYLSDHPLKHLTKPAKLVSPISISQLEETKDRTKVSLVGMIPELKQITTRKGDRMAIVQLEDLSGNCEAIVFPKTYVRLSEFLLTDTRLLVWGTIDKKSDKTQLIIDDCREIDNLKLLIINLESSQASDVRVQNTLRDCLIKFKPDKGKCGNKIPVLAAVKNRNSVTYVKFGEQFCIGDIQGACKLLEDKSFQVNLKSLVS; this comes from the coding sequence ATGGGTTTCGTTCCACTTCATAATCATAGTGATTACAGTCTGCTTGATGGAGCAAGTCAAATTTCTAAAATAGTAGAAAGAGCTTCTGATCTGGGAATGGATTCTATTGCTCTGACCGATCATGGAGTTATGTATGGAGTTCTTGATTTGGTCAAGAAGTGTAAAGAGAAAGGTATAAAACCAATTATCGGTAATGAAATGTATGTGATTAATGGTTCTATTGATGACCCTCAACCTAAAAAAGAAAAAAGATATCATTTGGTGGTGTTAGCAAAAAATCATACTGGCTACAAGAATCTCGTAAAGTTAACAACCATTAGTCACTTAAATGGGATGAGAGGTCGAGGTATTTTTTCTAGACCATGTATTGATAAATTTCTTTTAAGTAAATATAGCGATGGTCTTATAGTTTCTACAGCTTGTCTTGGAGGAGAGATACCTCAGGCCATCTTGAAAGGAAGATTAGATGTGGCGGAGGACATAGCTCTTTGGTATAAAAAATTATTTGCAGATGATTTTTATCTAGAAATACAAGATCATGGCTCTATTGAGGATAGAATTGTTAACGTTGAATTATTAAATATTGGGAAGAAGCATCAAATAAAAGTCATCGCTACCAACGATGCTCACTATATATCGAATATGGATGTTGAAGCACATGATGCTTTGCTTTGTGTATTAACTGGAAAACTAATAAGCGATGAGAAAAGATTAAGATATACCGGTACAGAATATATTAAAAGTGAAAGTGAAATGCTTGAACTTTTTAAAGACCATATTGATGATGAATCAATTAAAGAGGCAGTGAACAATACAGTAGAAATTTCAAAAAAAATCGAAGTATTTGATTTGTTTGGTAAATATAGAATGCCAAAATTTCCTCTTAATGAAGACACAGATTCATTTTCCCTACTAACACAATTATCTAATGAAGGTCTTTTAAAAAGATTGAAAAAAAATGATCTTACAGAAGTTGATGAGAATTATAAAAAAAGACTATCTTCGGAATTAAAAATTATAAAAGATATGGGTTTCCCAGATTATTTTTTGGTGGTTTGGGACTATATCAAATTTGCCAGAGATAACTCTATACCAGTAGGACCAGGTAGAGGTTCTGCTGCAGGCTCACTAGTAGCCTATTCTCTTCAAATTACAAACATAGATCCTGTAGAGCATGGATTATTGTTTGAGAGATTTTTAAATCCTGCAAGAAAGTCTATGCCAGATATTGATACTGACTTTTGTATTGACAGGAGAAATGAGGTTATTGATTATGTTACCAATCGATATGGAGAGGATAAAGTTGCGCAAATAATTACTTTCAATAAAATGACCTCTAAGGCGGTTTTAAAAGATGTTGCGAGGGTTCTAGATATTCCTTATGGAGAAGCCGATAAATTGGCTAAGTTAATACCGGTTGTAAGAGGAAAACCTTATAAACTTAATGAAATGATTGATAAAAATTCTCCTAGCAAAGAGTTTAGAGATAAATATATTAATGATAATAGAGTAAAAAAATGGATTGATTTGGCTTTGAGAATTGAAGGAACTAATAAAACATATGGAGTTCATGCTGCAGGAGTTGTTATTGCATCAGATCCTCTCGACGAACTTGTACCTCTTCAAAGAAATAATGAGGGTCAAATAATAACCCAATATTCTATGGATGATATTGAATCACTTGGATTGTTGAAAATGGATTTCTTGGGTCTTAAGAATCTAACAATGATTGAAAAGACAGTTTCTCTTATTAATCAATCCACTGGGAAGAAAGTAAATATTGATAATTTACCCCAAAATGATTGTAAAACCTTTGAGCTTATTGGTAGAGGAGATCTTGAAGGTATATTTCAACTTGAATCTTCTGGTATGAAACAGGTTGTAAAGGACTTTAAGCCTAATTCTCTTGAGGACATTTCATCTATCCTAGCTCTTTATAGACCTGGCCCTCTTGATGCCGGTCTTATACCTAAATTCATAAATCGAAAAAATGGGAACGAAAAGGTTGATTTCCCTCATCCTTTTATTAAGTCAATTCTTACCGAAACCTATGGAATTATGGTTTACCAGGAACAAATTATGAAAATTGCTCAAGACTTAGCTGGTTATTCTCTGGGTGATGCTGATTTGCTTCGAAGAGCAATGGGAAAAAAGAAAGTATCAGAAATGGTAAAACATAGGAATATTTTTGTAGAAGGATCTATGAATAAGGGTGTAAATGAAAAATTAGCTAATGATCTTTTTGACCAAATGGTTTTATTTGCAGAATATTGTTTCAACAAGAGCCACTCAACTGCTTATGGTGCAGTAACTTATCAAACTGCATTTTTAAAAGCCCATTTTCCTGTTGCATATATGGCAGCCCTTTTAAGTGTAAATTCTGGCTCCACCGAAAAGATGCAAAGATATATTTCTAATTGTTATTCGATGGGAATAGAAGTTATTTCACCAAGCATTAATTTCTCTGGAATTGATTTCACTATTAAGAATAATCAGATTTTATTTGGTCTTTCTGCAATTAAAAATTTAGGAGATTCTGCCATAAGAAATATAATTGAAAATCGTAATAATTTTGGAAGTTTTAATTCATTATCAGATTTGTGCGATCGATTACCCTCTAATGTTCTTAACAAAAGAAGCATTGAATCTCTAATTCATTGTGGGGCATTAGATGAGTTCTCAACTAATAATAATAGAGCTCAATTGTTGTCAGATCTTGAACATGTCATTGAATGGGCTTCTTCACGATATCGCGATAGAATGTCAGGTCAAAGAAATCTATTTGATTCTAATGAAGGATTTTCAAATGTAGCATTTTCAGATTCACAATTAGCCAAGGTTGATGATTATTCACTTATTGAGAAGTTAAAGTTAGAAAAGCAGCTTTTAGGCTTTTACTTATCTGATCATCCGCTAAAACATCTAACTAAGCCAGCAAAACTTGTATCTCCAATTAGTATTTCGCAGTTAGAAGAAACTAAAGATAGAACCAAAGTCTCCTTAGTTGGGATGATCCCTGAGTTGAAGCAAATTACTACGAGAAAAGGAGATAGGATGGCTATAGTTCAGCTTGAAGATCTTTCTGGAAATTGCGAAGCGATAGTTTTCCCTAAAACCTATGTTAGATTATCAGAATTTCTTTTAACTGATACCAGATTATTGGTTTGGGGAACTATAGATAAAAAAAGTGATAAAACTCAATTAATAATTGATGATTGTAGAGAAATAGATAACCTAAAATTGCTTATTATTAATCTTGAAAGTTCTCAAGCATCAGATGTAAGAGTTCAAAATACTTTAAGAGACTGTTTAATTAAATTTAAGCCAGATAAAGGCAAATGTGGAAACAAAATTCCAGTTTTAGCTGCAGTAAAAAATAGAAATAGTGTTACTTACGTTAAATTTGGCGAACAATTTTGTATTGGAGATATCCAAGGAGCATGCAAACTACTAGAAGATAAATCATTTCAAGTTAATCTGAAATCTTTAGTTTCCTAG
- the trpD gene encoding anthranilate phosphoribosyltransferase: protein MSSNLSNAEILNILLEGGNLEDFTSRTLMQRWLNDEISDVQTGAFLSALRAKGCTGVELCAMAEELLNVCNLPLARPNFYMVDTCGTGGDGANTFNISTAVAFVAASCGVKIAKHGNRSASGKVGSADVLLNLGLNLNCSLEKVISAVNEIGVTFLFAPVWHKSLIKLAPLRKSLGIRTVFNQLGPLVNPLRPNAQVLGVASEDLLEPMGSALLKMGMNRAIVVHGFGGLDEASLQGENKLVFVDNGKLRFSKINVSDFNHDNVPNEKLVVTDSDSNEEILKSVLNGSGQKSHKDVVALNTALVLWVAGIEEDLHEGFNKAIFSINQGNPWKTFLLLKNFLSSDELISN, encoded by the coding sequence ATGTCTTCTAATCTATCAAACGCTGAAATACTAAATATTTTGCTAGAGGGTGGGAATCTTGAAGATTTTACTTCTAGAACGTTAATGCAAAGATGGCTTAATGATGAAATATCTGATGTTCAAACAGGAGCTTTTTTAAGCGCTTTAAGAGCTAAGGGCTGCACAGGGGTTGAGTTGTGTGCTATGGCTGAGGAACTCTTAAATGTTTGCAACTTACCATTAGCTAGACCAAATTTTTATATGGTAGATACATGTGGAACTGGAGGTGATGGGGCTAATACATTTAATATTTCTACTGCAGTTGCATTTGTAGCCGCTTCTTGTGGTGTAAAAATTGCTAAACACGGAAATAGAAGTGCTAGTGGGAAAGTTGGCTCTGCAGATGTTTTGTTGAATCTTGGTTTAAATTTAAATTGTTCATTAGAAAAAGTAATTTCTGCAGTCAATGAAATTGGAGTAACTTTTTTATTTGCACCTGTTTGGCATAAATCTTTAATAAAACTTGCTCCTTTAAGAAAGTCCCTTGGAATAAGGACTGTTTTTAATCAACTTGGACCACTAGTAAATCCTTTAAGACCAAATGCGCAAGTTTTAGGTGTTGCCTCTGAGGATCTTTTAGAGCCTATGGGAAGTGCACTATTAAAAATGGGCATGAATAGGGCAATAGTAGTTCATGGTTTTGGTGGCCTTGATGAAGCCTCGCTTCAAGGAGAAAATAAATTAGTATTTGTAGATAATGGTAAATTAAGATTTTCAAAAATAAATGTTTCAGATTTTAACCATGATAATGTTCCAAACGAAAAGCTTGTAGTTACAGATAGTGACTCTAACGAGGAAATATTAAAGTCTGTTTTAAACGGTTCTGGACAAAAATCACATAAAGATGTTGTTGCTTTGAACACTGCCTTAGTCCTTTGGGTAGCAGGAATTGAGGAGGATTTACATGAAGGCTTTAATAAAGCTATATTTTCAATTAATCAAGGAAATCCTTGGAAAACATTTTTACTGTTGAAAAATTTTTTATCCTCAGATGAATTAATATCAAATTGA
- a CDS encoding PAM68 family protein: MNKKQSKKKVLNKKKKTLSDETAFANLEKKPILVNTQKKSSSGIPKYIADRMARRIFFTAGIPTIMGMSVFILSYIIVTRNIAEIPPSATIAISALFFLLGLAGLSFGILSASWDKEPGSFFGIENIPMNIQRAKAAFKPATQNFEENG; the protein is encoded by the coding sequence ATGAATAAAAAACAATCAAAAAAAAAGGTACTTAATAAAAAGAAAAAAACATTATCTGATGAAACTGCTTTTGCTAATCTAGAAAAAAAACCTATTCTAGTAAATACCCAAAAGAAATCATCAAGTGGAATACCTAAATATATAGCGGATAGAATGGCGAGAAGAATATTTTTTACCGCAGGAATACCGACGATAATGGGTATGTCAGTTTTTATTCTGAGCTACATTATCGTTACAAGAAATATTGCTGAAATACCTCCTTCTGCAACAATTGCAATCTCAGCATTGTTCTTCTTATTAGGTCTTGCAGGATTGAGTTTTGGAATATTATCAGCTAGTTGGGATAAGGAGCCAGGATCTTTTTTCGGTATTGAAAATATTCCTATGAATATACAAAGAGCAAAAGCGGCCTTCAAACCTGCGACTCAAAATTTTGAGGAGAATGGTTAA
- a CDS encoding STAS domain-containing protein, producing the protein MEDFQKLTVSLRGNLDVKTNIIVFTFKGQLDAFSEKQFKTFVTNNLRNEFPFIIDLTKIDFLDSSGLGALVQTAKECKKLKLGFSVVGNSRVAQTIKLVRLGDFLNLKLNLEDALTYLKN; encoded by the coding sequence ATAGAAGATTTCCAGAAGCTAACTGTTTCTTTAAGAGGAAACCTCGATGTAAAAACAAATATTATTGTTTTTACTTTTAAAGGCCAACTTGATGCATTTTCAGAAAAACAATTTAAGACTTTTGTTACTAATAATTTAAGAAATGAGTTTCCATTCATTATTGATCTTACAAAAATTGATTTTCTAGATTCTTCTGGTCTTGGGGCTCTTGTTCAGACTGCTAAAGAATGTAAAAAATTGAAGTTAGGGTTCTCAGTTGTTGGTAATTCTAGAGTTGCTCAAACTATTAAACTAGTACGTTTAGGTGATTTTCTTAACTTAAAGTTAAATCTTGAAGATGCATTAACTTATTTGAAAAATTGA
- the carA gene encoding glutamine-hydrolyzing carbamoyl-phosphate synthase small subunit, whose product MINPYKKNAKLVLSNGITFPGFSFGALGTTFGEIVFNTGMTGYQEVITDPSYYGQILTFTYPEIGNTGINLEDSESSISVKGIIVRNYSSNNSNWRSLKNFNQWLVEKNIIGLYGIDTRALVKILRTYGSMNGVLTSEDKTVDSCLKIINQTPKMEGLNLSKVVSTKEKYLWSSPTETDFDLRKKYTKQSNVLKIVAIDFGIKKSILNRLVSHGCEILVLPSSSSLKDVLSNKPDGIFFSNGPGDPSSVSEGIDLARSLIELGEIPMFGICLGHQIFGLALGGSTYKLPFGHRGLNHPCGKDHQIEITSQNHGFAIDPNSLSKDIVKITHYNLNDSTVAGLEVNNKPIFSVQYHPEAGPGPHDSDYLFKKFVSLMLERC is encoded by the coding sequence ATGATTAATCCCTACAAGAAAAATGCAAAATTGGTTTTAAGTAATGGTATTACATTCCCTGGATTTTCTTTTGGTGCTTTAGGTACTACTTTTGGCGAAATAGTTTTTAATACTGGAATGACTGGATATCAGGAAGTTATTACTGATCCAAGTTACTATGGACAAATATTAACATTTACTTATCCAGAAATTGGAAATACTGGTATTAATCTTGAAGATTCAGAATCAAGTATTAGTGTTAAAGGAATAATTGTAAGAAATTATTCATCAAATAATAGTAATTGGAGATCTCTAAAGAATTTTAATCAATGGTTAGTTGAAAAAAATATAATAGGTCTTTATGGAATTGATACAAGGGCTCTTGTCAAAATCTTAAGAACCTATGGCTCGATGAATGGAGTTCTTACCTCTGAAGACAAAACCGTAGATAGTTGTTTAAAGATAATTAATCAAACGCCAAAAATGGAGGGGTTGAATTTATCAAAAGTAGTTTCAACGAAGGAAAAATATTTATGGAGTAGTCCTACAGAAACAGATTTTGACCTTAGAAAGAAATACACTAAACAGTCTAATGTATTAAAAATAGTAGCAATTGATTTTGGAATTAAAAAATCTATTCTAAACAGACTTGTTTCTCATGGTTGTGAAATTTTAGTTTTACCTTCTAGCTCTTCTTTAAAAGATGTTCTATCTAATAAGCCTGATGGTATATTCTTTTCAAATGGGCCAGGCGACCCTTCTTCTGTTTCTGAAGGGATAGATTTAGCAAGATCACTTATTGAACTTGGTGAAATACCTATGTTTGGAATCTGCCTTGGCCATCAAATATTTGGATTAGCCTTAGGAGGTTCTACTTATAAACTCCCTTTTGGACATCGTGGTTTAAATCACCCTTGTGGAAAAGATCATCAAATTGAGATAACTAGTCAGAATCATGGTTTTGCAATTGATCCTAATTCTCTCTCAAAGGACATAGTCAAAATAACTCATTACAACCTTAACGATAGTACTGTTGCAGGATTGGAAGTGAATAATAAGCCAATATTTAGTGTTCAATATCATCCAGAAGCTGGGCCGGGTCCTCATGATTCAGATTATTTATTTAAGAAATTTGTTTCTCTAATGTTAGAAAGATGTTGA
- a CDS encoding DUF1816 domain-containing protein produces MIRNFGNKLGLAWWAKIETDQPSTTYWYGPFITKRSLKENLSFFIKDLSDEGSTNIKHSLVRCKKEEPLTV; encoded by the coding sequence TTGATTAGAAATTTTGGAAACAAACTCGGATTAGCTTGGTGGGCTAAGATTGAAACAGATCAGCCTTCAACTACGTACTGGTATGGTCCATTTATTACAAAACGTAGTTTAAAAGAAAATTTATCTTTTTTTATTAAAGATCTTTCTGATGAAGGTTCTACAAATATTAAACATAGTTTAGTTCGTTGCAAAAAAGAAGAACCATTAACTGTTTGA
- the rlmB gene encoding 23S rRNA (guanosine(2251)-2'-O)-methyltransferase RlmB codes for MKNSSKSNYSAKNSKQYKKDYDSNFFSKNSNSSKKNNRFSKNPTKNKGLNNLDESDQKNSKSSSLKRSKPIYKSNIEVSSKATNTYQDPTKKRNFDDWIWGKHSVFEALISERAINRIWCTSEIFSSEKFYILLKELKSKGVLIEEVSWNRLSQLTFGASHQGVALQLACSKTISLEKLIDLSKNYSANPIILALDGITDPHNVGAIIRSAEAFDCKGIIIPQRRSAGLTGTVAKVAAGALEHLPVSRVVNLNRALEELKKNGFLVIGLSGDGQLSISKFHEKTPLVVIVGAEDKGISLLTQKKCDFLLSIPLKGKTSSLNASVAAAISLFHLTSK; via the coding sequence ATGAAAAACTCCTCAAAAAGTAATTACTCTGCAAAAAATAGTAAACAATACAAAAAAGATTATGATTCTAATTTTTTCTCTAAAAATTCAAATTCTTCCAAGAAAAATAATAGATTTTCGAAAAATCCTACTAAAAACAAGGGTCTTAACAATTTAGATGAAAGTGATCAGAAGAATAGTAAATCTTCATCTTTAAAAAGAAGTAAGCCAATATATAAATCCAATATAGAAGTTTCTAGCAAAGCTACTAATACTTATCAAGATCCTACAAAGAAAAGAAATTTTGATGACTGGATATGGGGTAAACATTCTGTTTTTGAGGCCCTTATTAGTGAAAGAGCTATTAACAGGATTTGGTGTACATCAGAAATTTTTTCTTCAGAGAAATTCTATATCTTACTCAAGGAACTTAAATCAAAAGGAGTACTTATTGAAGAAGTTTCTTGGAATAGGCTTTCGCAATTAACTTTTGGTGCTTCACATCAAGGTGTCGCGTTGCAGTTGGCATGCTCTAAAACAATATCCCTAGAAAAATTAATTGATCTTTCTAAAAATTACTCTGCAAATCCAATTATCCTGGCCTTAGACGGAATAACTGATCCACATAATGTTGGTGCAATTATAAGATCTGCTGAAGCATTTGATTGCAAGGGTATCATTATTCCTCAAAGAAGATCTGCTGGATTAACTGGAACAGTAGCCAAAGTGGCTGCAGGAGCCTTGGAACACTTACCAGTAAGTAGAGTTGTTAATTTAAATAGGGCGTTAGAGGAATTAAAGAAAAATGGTTTTCTTGTTATTGGATTATCTGGAGATGGTCAATTATCGATCTCTAAGTTTCATGAAAAAACTCCCTTAGTAGTTATTGTTGGTGCAGAGGATAAAGGTATCTCTTTGCTTACTCAAAAAAAATGCGATTTCCTATTAAGTATCCCTCTTAAGGGTAAGACATCAAGTTTAAATGCCTCTGTGGCAGCGGCAATATCACTATTTCATTTGACAAGTAAATAA
- the ruvA gene encoding Holliday junction branch migration protein RuvA, whose protein sequence is MISWINGELVELWQTNQKFFVLINCQGLGYEIQILETLFLKLKTKKISNKNITLWIKHIKKEDSDLFFGFTSKDQKNFFIEILSIRGVGSQIGMGILNKFSINEVINAIKTQNKKLICSVPGIGQKMSDRFILELKSKFKNEIPIAENKGNDQIAIKNPEINKMVDDLQLTLQSLNYKNQEIKTILPIIIKETDLLTKNEKNISFENLLKLAMNYLDNNSSNIVR, encoded by the coding sequence TTGATTAGTTGGATAAATGGAGAATTAGTTGAATTATGGCAAACTAATCAAAAATTTTTTGTTTTAATAAATTGTCAAGGATTAGGGTACGAGATTCAAATACTAGAAACTTTATTTCTTAAATTAAAAACAAAAAAGATATCTAATAAAAACATCACTCTTTGGATAAAACATATTAAGAAAGAAGATTCTGATTTATTTTTTGGCTTTACATCAAAGGATCAAAAAAATTTCTTTATTGAAATTTTAAGTATTAGAGGTGTTGGATCTCAAATTGGTATGGGGATATTAAATAAATTTTCCATTAATGAAGTTATCAATGCAATAAAAACGCAAAACAAGAAATTAATTTGTTCCGTACCTGGAATAGGACAAAAAATGAGTGACAGGTTTATTTTAGAATTAAAAAGTAAATTTAAAAATGAAATACCAATTGCCGAAAATAAAGGCAATGATCAAATCGCGATTAAGAATCCTGAAATTAATAAAATGGTGGATGACCTTCAGTTAACCCTTCAATCATTAAATTATAAAAATCAAGAAATTAAGACTATTTTGCCAATTATTATTAAAGAAACTGATCTCCTTACAAAAAACGAAAAAAATATATCATTTGAAAATTTATTGAAATTAGCTATGAATTATTTAGACAATAATAGTAGTAATATAGTCAGATAA
- a CDS encoding ribonuclease III domain-containing protein, with product MNYWIQNLVPYGSPDEIGVIQLAWLGDSVWELHQRLRHVHFPLKSKELHLSVVNEVKAKSQSKSLSQIEHLLNSNEMDLIRRARNKTKRYPKSSDPTIYSRATGFETLIGWLFLKDPKRLSTIFEYLEITMH from the coding sequence TTGAATTATTGGATTCAAAACTTGGTTCCATATGGATCTCCTGATGAAATAGGTGTTATTCAACTTGCTTGGCTTGGTGATTCGGTATGGGAACTTCATCAGAGACTAAGACATGTTCATTTTCCATTGAAATCTAAAGAACTCCATTTATCAGTAGTAAACGAAGTAAAAGCAAAATCTCAATCAAAATCATTAAGTCAAATTGAACATTTATTAAATTCAAATGAAATGGATTTAATTAGACGTGCTAGAAATAAAACAAAGAGATACCCAAAGTCTTCAGACCCTACCATATACTCAAGAGCAACTGGTTTTGAAACCCTTATCGGTTGGCTATTTCTGAAAGATCCTAAAAGATTATCAACTATTTTTGAATATCTTGAAATCACAATGCATTGA